In Salinirussus salinus, the following proteins share a genomic window:
- a CDS encoding OsmC family protein, translated as MPDIEVTSRSEEGYAVTGVAGEWELTTDATGETGPTPNQVLAADYAACFIPAFRVAANKLGHDDIGVVEVDVGVDLDEDDDLESVSFDIQVEAALGNEVEAIVDRAEDICHVHSALREELHADVTVRDERDL; from the coding sequence ATGCCAGACATCGAAGTCACGAGCCGGAGCGAGGAAGGCTACGCTGTCACCGGGGTCGCGGGCGAGTGGGAGCTGACGACCGACGCGACCGGCGAGACGGGGCCGACGCCGAACCAGGTGCTCGCGGCCGACTACGCGGCCTGTTTCATCCCGGCCTTTCGGGTGGCGGCGAACAAGCTGGGCCACGACGACATCGGCGTGGTCGAGGTCGACGTCGGGGTCGACCTGGACGAGGACGACGACCTCGAGAGCGTCAGCTTCGACATCCAGGTCGAGGCCGCACTCGGCAACGAGGTCGAGGCGATCGTCGACCGGGCCGAGGACATCTGTCACGTCCACAGCGCGCTCCGCGAGGAGCTGCACGCCGACGTCACGGTCCGCGACGAGCGGGACCTGTAG
- a CDS encoding PP2C family protein-serine/threonine phosphatase, protein MRYATRYDVGERKRPDGINEDSLAVSVFEDGHREGYLGPDRDPSSRANGDPNARGDADPGTTRSTAVVVLADGAGGHEAGDVASYIATTRVAEELAPLAVRAAGEDPGAFGLDLPDTVSVGGAPPAEEGDPTARAEGESGNGTGVGSDPASSSRPRQDRFHGAIEAAIQQAHQDVLAYASEAGTAAYTTVVAGLVVDGRFHYGWVGDSRAYVCNGAHDHIARLTEDHAVVEQLYADGELDGVEAHVHPRGNELTRAVGGRGDAADVTVETASVDLFAEDVLLLTSDGLPDAQSDAPALYDRYVGSGRGEDAAARVREQVVTDADIGEWVLGADSLSAAADRLITEGNDRGGKDNLSVLLAQDPTLPETPSRLPVRGRDPHPAHRRETVVEE, encoded by the coding sequence ATGAGATACGCAACCCGCTACGACGTCGGCGAGCGCAAGCGTCCGGACGGCATCAACGAGGACAGCCTCGCGGTCTCGGTCTTCGAGGACGGGCACCGGGAGGGGTATCTGGGCCCGGACCGCGACCCGAGTTCGCGCGCGAACGGGGACCCGAACGCCCGCGGAGACGCTGACCCGGGAACGACCAGGAGCACCGCGGTGGTGGTGCTCGCGGACGGCGCCGGCGGCCACGAGGCCGGGGACGTCGCCTCCTACATCGCCACGACGCGGGTCGCCGAGGAGCTGGCGCCCCTCGCGGTCCGTGCGGCCGGAGAGGACCCCGGCGCCTTCGGCCTCGACCTCCCCGACACCGTCTCGGTCGGCGGAGCACCGCCGGCCGAGGAGGGAGACCCGACGGCACGGGCCGAGGGCGAGAGCGGGAACGGTACCGGGGTCGGGAGCGACCCCGCGTCCTCCAGCCGGCCACGCCAGGACCGGTTCCACGGCGCCATCGAGGCGGCCATCCAGCAGGCCCACCAGGACGTGCTCGCGTACGCGTCCGAGGCCGGCACCGCTGCCTACACGACCGTGGTCGCGGGGCTGGTCGTCGACGGGCGGTTTCACTACGGGTGGGTCGGCGACTCGCGGGCCTACGTCTGCAACGGCGCCCACGACCATATCGCCCGGCTGACCGAGGACCACGCGGTCGTCGAGCAACTCTACGCCGACGGGGAACTCGACGGCGTCGAGGCCCACGTCCACCCGCGGGGCAACGAACTCACCCGGGCGGTCGGCGGCCGCGGCGACGCCGCCGACGTGACCGTCGAGACGGCCTCGGTCGACCTGTTCGCCGAGGACGTCCTGTTGCTGACCAGCGACGGGCTCCCCGACGCCCAGAGCGACGCGCCCGCCCTGTACGACCGGTACGTGGGCAGCGGGCGGGGGGAGGACGCCGCCGCCCGGGTCCGCGAGCAGGTCGTCACCGACGCCGACATCGGGGAGTGGGTGCTCGGCGCGGACTCGCTGTCGGCGGCCGCCGACCGGCTGATCACGGAGGGAAACGACCGCGGCGGCAAGGACAACCTCTCGGTCCTGCTCGCACAGGACCCCACACTGCCCGAGACGCCGTCGCGGCTCCCGGTGCGGGGCCGCGACCCTCACCCGGCCCACCGCCGCGAGACTGTCGTCGAGGAGTGA
- a CDS encoding DUF5799 family protein, which yields MTSDWQDHLAGARMRVDQQFEQRVRDSRFSSQEWGLIMTAVEFEVRSADDPDSARLVADTDKLGAVVPELGKIQEEMGGAARPPSGSSGGGLFGRLRQYLGGLTSDSGPEGSSDEQLEAARTLADDYAVELQAYLEEQGRWADVCALAADAES from the coding sequence ATGACCAGCGACTGGCAGGACCATCTCGCCGGCGCACGCATGCGGGTCGACCAGCAGTTCGAACAGCGCGTCCGGGACTCCCGCTTTTCGAGTCAGGAGTGGGGGCTCATCATGACCGCCGTGGAGTTCGAGGTCCGGTCGGCGGACGACCCCGACAGCGCACGCCTCGTCGCGGACACGGACAAGCTGGGGGCGGTCGTCCCCGAACTCGGGAAGATCCAGGAGGAGATGGGCGGCGCGGCCCGCCCCCCCAGCGGCTCCTCCGGCGGCGGTCTCTTCGGCCGGCTGCGGCAGTACCTCGGCGGGCTCACGAGCGACTCCGGTCCCGAGGGGTCGAGCGACGAGCAGCTGGAGGCGGCCCGCACCCTGGCCGACGACTACGCGGTCGAACTCCAGGCCTACCTCGAGGAGCAGGGCCGGTGGGCCGACGTCTGTGCGCTCGCCGCGGACGCTGAGAGTTGA